TTATGGCGACTGACGCGCAATGTGGTCACCATCGTGCACGAGGGTGGGCACGCGGTGGTCGCGTTGCTCACCGGACGCAGGTTGATGGGTATCCGCCTGCATTCCGACACCTCGGGTGTCACGGTCTCCTCCGGGCGGCGTACCGGTCCGGGAATGGTGTTCACCGTGCTGGCAGGCTATCTGGCCTGTCCGCTGCTGGGGTTGGCCGCAGCCTGGGCGATGATCTCGCAGCAGCACACCCTGTTGCTCTGGGTCACCGTCGGGTTGCTGGCCGCGATGCTGCTCATGATCCGCAACCTCTTCGGCGTGCTCTCGCTGGTGCTGACCGGTGCGCTGGTGTTCTGCGTGTCGTGGTTCGCCCCGGAGTCCATCCAGGTCACCTTCGGGTATGCCTTCAGCTGGTTCCTGTTGTTCGGCGGCGTTCGACCGGTCATGGAGATCGGAGGACACCGGCGGAGCTCCGGCGCGCGGGACTCCGACCCGGATCAGCTGGCGCGATTGGCGGGTGGAACGGCCCTGGTGTGGACCGCCTTCTTCTTCCTCGTCGCCGTGGGGTGTCTGGCATTCGGTGGCTTCCTGCTGCTCTCCTCACCGAGTTGAGGACGTGTTCGGGGCCTGTGAAAACGTCGGTACCCCCGTCGGCCGGTCGCGACGGGGGTACCAGGGTGACGTCGAGCGATCAGACTCAGCCCTGTCGGTCCGGGTGCGGCCCGGTCCTGGTGTCCGAGTTCAGCCCGGTGATCGAGGCGATGTCGTCCTCGGACAGGGTGAAATCGAAGACGTCGATGTTCTCTGCGATCCGGGACGGCGTGACGGACTTGGGGATGACCACGTTCCCGAGCTGGATGTGCCAGCGCAACACCACCTGAGCCGGGGTCCGATCGTGTTTCTCGGCCAGCGCGGTGATCGTCGGGTCGGTGAGCAGCCCGCCCTTGGCCAGTGGGCTCCAGGCCTCGGTCAGGATGTTGTGTGCCGCGTGGAATTCGCGGAGCTCGTGCTGAACGAGGTTCGGGTGTAGTTCGATCTGGTTGATCGAGGGCACCACCGCGCTCGAATCGAGCAGTCGCTTGAGATGCGCGACCTGGAAATTGGAGACGCCGATCGCCTGGACCCGTTCTTCTTCGAGGAGCTTCTCGAACGCGCGCCAGGTGTCGATGTAGTGGTCTCGTTTCGGCTGGGGCCAGTGGATGAGATACAGGTCCAGATATTCCAGCCCCAGCTTCTCCATGCTCTCGTCGAACGCACGCAGGGCACTGGCATAACCATGATCGTCGTTACCCAGCTTGGTCGTGATGAAAAGCTCCTCCCTCGGTATTCCCGAGGTCCGCACGGCCCGACCGACAGCGGCCTCGTTGGCGTAGAGATTCGCCGTGTCGATACTGCGATAACCGGCCTCGAGGGCGGCGTCGACCGCCGCCTCCGTCTCGGAGTCGGGTATCTGGAAGACGCCGAATCCGAGTTGGGGAATGCGCACTCCGTTGTTCAGTGCGAGGGAGGAGACCTGCGGCATGGTGTGTCGACCTCCTGGGATCGGGATGACTCGGGCGAGCATGACCGTCCGCCAGTCTCGCAGGACTGCGTGGTTATCGCGCCTGCTGACTCGGATAGGGCAACAGGGCCATCTCCCTGGCGTTCTTGATCGCCCTGGCCACCTCCCGTTGTTGGCTGGAACTCAGTCCCGTGACTCGCCGAGCCCGGATCTTGCCCCGGTCGGACAGGAATTTGCGCAGTAGGGACACGTCCTTCCAGTCGACATGTTCCACACCCTCGCGCTTGAGCAGGTTGATCTTGCGCTTGAGTGGGCGGACCTTGCTTCCCCGTGCCTTCGTGGGCATCGTGTCCTCCTCACCAACTCGATTTCCGGACACCGGGCAATTCACCGTTGTGTGCCAGTTCGCGGAATCGGATCCGGGATACTCCGAAGGTTCGGAGATAGGCTCGCGGCCTGCCATCGGTGGCGTCCCTATTGCGCAGTCGGGTGGGACTGGCATCCCGGGGGAGTCGCTGCAGTGCCGATTGCGCGGCGGCCTTCTCCTGCGCGCTGAACTGGGGAGCGCGGATGATCTCCTTCAGTTCGGCGCGGCGTTGGGCATAGCGGGCGACCACCAATCGGCGCTGCTCGTTCTTGGCGATCTTCGATTTCTTGGCCATTCAGCGTTCCTCGCGAAACTCGACGTGCTTGCGGACCACGGGGTCGTATTTCCGAATGCGCATGCGGTCCGGGTCGTTGCGACGGTTCTTCCTGGTGACATAGGTGTAGCCGGTGCCTGCGGTGGACTTGAGCTTGATGATCGGACGTACGTCGTTGCGTGCCATCAGATTCGCACCCCTTTTCCTCGAAGTTCGGCGACGACGGATTCGATGCCCCGGCGGTCGATGATCTTGATGCCGGTGGTGGAGACCCGCAGTCGGATCCAGCGCTTCTCGCTGGGCAGCCAGTAGCGGCGACGCTGCAGGTTCGGCTCCCACCGTCGGGACGTGCGTACGTGGGAGTGCGACACCCGTTTGCCGTACCCCGGCTTGGCACCGGTGACCTGACAGACGGCGGACATGGCTGGGTTCCTCCTTGGGTTCGAGCAGGGCGAGCGGTGCGTCGTCGGTGCTGCTCCCTCGGCGACTGCTTCGCGCTGGAGAACATGATAACCGTTATCGATAAGCCGTGTCGGGGTCGGGGTGTCGGACTCCATGGCGCAGGGGTACCCGGCGAGAGGCGGGCTGCACGGCGACCTCGCGGTGTCTCCGCCCGGTTCGACGTCGCGGCGACGACGTGGGGCGAGGCGGGCCCGAGGTCGGGGTGAGGGGGTTCGA
This Actinoalloteichus hymeniacidonis DNA region includes the following protein-coding sequences:
- the rpsN gene encoding 30S ribosomal protein S14, encoding MAKKSKIAKNEQRRLVVARYAQRRAELKEIIRAPQFSAQEKAAAQSALQRLPRDASPTRLRNRDATDGRPRAYLRTFGVSRIRFRELAHNGELPGVRKSSW
- the rpmB gene encoding 50S ribosomal protein L28, with the translated sequence MSAVCQVTGAKPGYGKRVSHSHVRTSRRWEPNLQRRRYWLPSEKRWIRLRVSTTGIKIIDRRGIESVVAELRGKGVRI
- the rpmG gene encoding 50S ribosomal protein L33; its protein translation is MARNDVRPIIKLKSTAGTGYTYVTRKNRRNDPDRMRIRKYDPVVRKHVEFREER
- a CDS encoding M50 family metallopeptidase; the protein is MGTLDIEWRELVEAPLSSELTLVLGTGLLALVLVGQRRLWRLTRNVVTIVHEGGHAVVALLTGRRLMGIRLHSDTSGVTVSSGRRTGPGMVFTVLAGYLACPLLGLAAAWAMISQQHTLLLWVTVGLLAAMLLMIRNLFGVLSLVLTGALVFCVSWFAPESIQVTFGYAFSWFLLFGGVRPVMEIGGHRRSSGARDSDPDQLARLAGGTALVWTAFFFLVAVGCLAFGGFLLLSSPS
- the rpsR gene encoding 30S ribosomal protein S18, with translation MPTKARGSKVRPLKRKINLLKREGVEHVDWKDVSLLRKFLSDRGKIRARRVTGLSSSQQREVARAIKNAREMALLPYPSQQAR
- a CDS encoding aldo/keto reductase; translation: MPQVSSLALNNGVRIPQLGFGVFQIPDSETEAAVDAALEAGYRSIDTANLYANEAAVGRAVRTSGIPREELFITTKLGNDDHGYASALRAFDESMEKLGLEYLDLYLIHWPQPKRDHYIDTWRAFEKLLEEERVQAIGVSNFQVAHLKRLLDSSAVVPSINQIELHPNLVQHELREFHAAHNILTEAWSPLAKGGLLTDPTITALAEKHDRTPAQVVLRWHIQLGNVVIPKSVTPSRIAENIDVFDFTLSEDDIASITGLNSDTRTGPHPDRQG